In Candidatus Delongbacteria bacterium, the DNA window GCAATATTCTATGAAGAACTTATCTCGAACATTTCCATGTTCAAATTAAAAATGCTAAATTGGCAAATTTAAGACAAGTTATATTTTACCTAAGATTACTTTTGGAAACAAAAGTAAGCAAAATTTTCAGCTTTTTAGAAAAGCTGAACCAAAACCAACACCCATCAAGATAGGATTTTCGCCATTGTACCATTCAATTTTTCCGAGTACAGAAAAGTTGAACCAGCTTCACTAACCTTGCGGTTAGAATTCCGCTGGTGATGGTGCTTTTATGTTGAGGGTGTGGTTTAGGAAGAAGAGAAAGAAAAATTGAAAATCTGATCCCTACGATTGCAACAAAGAGGAGGAAAGATGGTAAAATAACGGAGATAATCAATAAATGTCATCTTGAATGAATGTAAGAGTTCTTTATTAGCCACGGGCTTCGCACACGGATGGGATGGAGACTTTGTTTCATAATTACTTTATTTTTATCAAAATAAATTTGGAAAACTTAATAGTTTTATTTTTTTTTATTTTTTATATTGTTAATCTATGAAAAATAAATGTTAGAATGAAAATAGATAAAAGTATCCGAATGAATGTGCTTATAGAAATTTATAACTGTTGAAATAGTGACAAAACAAATAATTTTGACTTTGGAGATTTTCAGAGAAAATGATGGAAGTAACAAAAAAAATTATAAAGAGAGATTAGAATCTTTGAGTGATAAACGAATGGTTTTCATCTTTGATGGTGAAAAGCTTACCAACCTTTTAGAACCTCTTAATTTAAGTTGGAAAGAACGAAGAGTCAAGGAGCTTGCTCTAATGACCGATTTAGTTCCACATTTAAAAAAAATTGCTCAAGGTAGAGAAATTTCAGGCTTGTCAGCTTATGAGTAATATTTTTCGATTTATATGGAAAAATAGAAAGAGTATCAGATATTACTTTGTGTTTGACGATTTCAACCTAATTTTAAAGGGAAATTATGGCAAAAATAAAAGTAAAAAATAGTGAAATTAATATAATATCAGTTTCTAAAAACGATTACATTTCTCTTACCGATATAGCAAAACACAAAACTGATGATACTAGTTCAGTTATTGGAAACTGGATGAGAAACAGAAACACAATCGAGTTTTTAGGTATTTGGGAAACCTTATACAATCCTGATTTTAAACCCATCGAATTCGAGGGGTTTAAAAAGGAAGCAGGGTTAAATGCATTTACGATGTCTCCTTTAAAATGGGTAAATACAACAAATGCAATTGGTTTTGTCGTGAAGTCAGGAAGATACGGCGGGACTTTTGCTCATAAAGATATTGCTTTCAAGTTTGCAAGCTGGATTTCTGTAGAATTTGAGTTATACATTGTTAAAGAATTTCAGCGACTTAAGGAAGAAGAGCAAAAACAACTCGGATGGTCTGCCAAACGAGAACTTGCAAAACTTAATTACCATATCCACACTGATGCAATCAAGAAAAACCTGATACCAGATGAACTTACAATAGCTCAAACCTCCATTGTTTATGCTAGGAAGCCGATGTACTGAATGTAGCAATGTTTGGAGTAACTGCCAAAAAATGGCGAGATGCAAACCCTGATTTAAAAGGTAACATAAGAGACTACGCCTCTATAAACGAGTTGATATGTCTAGCGAATATGGAAAATCTCAATGCAGTTTTTATAAATGAAAAAATGCCACAAAAAGAACGCTTGATTAAATTAAATCAGATTGCCATTCAGCAAATGAGAGTTTTATATGAAGCGGAAAACAGAAAGCTACTTAAGTAATTCTCCCTCTGGTCGAAATGACAAATGCTTGTTGTTGTCACCCTGAACTTCCTCTTTCTTGTCATCTCGAACGAATGTGAGAGATCTTTCTTCTTCTTGTTCCGTTTAAGATTTCTCCTCGTTCCTCGTCGAAATGACATGGGGTGGTTGGTCATCTCGAACGAATGTGAGAGATCTTTCTCACTTTAACTATTTATAACAATTTCCTTCCATTCAGGATTTTTGCTTTCAACCAATTTATTTTTCTTTTCCCTTCTCCATTTTTTAATCTCTTTTTCTCTTTCTATTGCAGAAATTGAACTGTTTGAGATTTCATAATATACAAGTTTATATACATTATACTTTTTTGTAAAACCATCAATTAGTTTGTTTTTATGTTCATAAACTCTTCTTTCCAGATTGTTTGTTATGCCTATATATATAACCGCATTATTCCAGTTGGTTAGTATATAGACATAATAATTTTTCATTTAGAGCCTTAAGTTGGTTAAGATTTCTCCCTCTGGTCGAAATGACAGAGACCTGTTTGTTGTCATCTCGAACGAATGTGAGAGATCTTTCTTCTTCTTCGTAACTTCTAAGATTTCTCCTCGTTCCTCGTCGAAATGACATGGGGTGGTTGGTCGAAATGACAGTTCCTTTTCTTGTCATCTCGAACGATCCTCAATGTTGTCATCCGAACGAAGTGAGAGATCTATTTTAGACACAGGCTTCGCACAGGGATAGGGAAGATGTGATACTAATATTATGGAATATTTCAATGTTTAAATATCAAGTCATTATGATACTCTAGAAATTGCTTGTCTGGTAGAAATCTTGATGGAAGAATTATTTTACCAATCGAGTTTAATTAAGTACGAAAACCAAAAAGTACTAACTTTAAATCTTTTATCCCAAATAAAATTTCTATCAAGATCATTAACTGATAATCATA includes these proteins:
- a CDS encoding GIY-YIG nuclease family protein, which produces MKNYYVYILTNWNNAVIYIGITNNLERRVYEHKNKLIDGFTKKYNVYKLVYYEISNSSISAIEREKEIKKWRREKKNKLVESKNPEWKEIVINS